The Amycolatopsis jiangsuensis nucleotide sequence CACCCGGGCCGCCCAGTCCGCGTCCGCCTCGACCCCGCCGTAGGGGATCAGGTCCTTCTCCACCGTGGTGGTCATGTGTGGCCCTCCTGGACCCGGAAACCGGCCGTTGCCACCCGGTTCCGCTCCGCCTGGTTTTCGCCTTACAATCGAAAACTGTGCGAAGTCATCTTAACACTCAGGCCCCGCTCGTCCACGAGGTTCTGGCCGCCGTCCTGCAAGTGCGTTCGGACACACTGCGGGTCCTGCTGTGGCGCCGGGCGCTCGACCCGCACCTTGGCCGCTGGTCCCTGCCCGGCGGGCGGCTGCGCCCGGACGAGGACGTGGAGACCTCGATCCGCCGCCAGCTCGCCGAGAAGGTGGATGTCCGGCAGCTCAAGCACGTGGAGCAGCTCGCCGTGTTCAGCGACCCGGACCGGGTGCCGGGGCCACGCGTCGTGGCCACCGCGTTCCTCGGCCTCGTCCCGTCGGACGTCGACCCGGTGGTTCCCGAGGACACCCGGTGGCACGACGTGAACACCTTGCCGCGCACCGCGTTCGACCACGAGGCCATCGTGCTGCGCGCCCGCGACCGGCTCCGTTCGAAACTGAGTTACACCAACCTCGGCTTCGCACTCGCGCCCGGCGAGTTCACCGTCTCCGCGCTGCGCGGCCTGTATTCCGCGGCGCTGGGCTACACGGTGGCGGCGACGAACCTGCAACGCGTGCTGCAGCGGCGCGGCCTGCTCGTCCCCACCGGGCACACCGTCTCCCCCGGCCGGGCGGGCGGGCGTCCGGCGGCGCTGTTCTCCTTCGCGGACAAGGGGATGCAGGTGACCGACCCGTTCGCGGTGCTGAAACCCCCGCCCCGCAAGTGAGCCCGCGCGCACGGACTGCGCGCCCGCCCGCCTGCCCGTACCGTGGACGCCGTGACCGAGCCGGAGCAAGCACCAGGGACCACGGCGATCCTGCCGTTGTTCCCGCTGCAGACTGTGCTGCTCCCGGGTACCCACCTGCCGTTGCACATCTTCGAACCGCGCTACCGGCAGCTGACCGCCGATCTGGTCACCGGCACCGTGCCGGGCCGCGAGTTCGGCGTGGTCGCGCTGCGTGCCCCGCTCGTGCGTGAGGTACGTGGTCTGGACCATGTGTACGACGTGGGGTGCAGCACCGTACTGCGCGAGGCCAAGCGCCTGCCGGACGGCCGCTACGACGTGATCACCCGCGCCTCCCGGCGGTTCCGGTTGCGTGAGCTGGACCGGGAATCCGCCCCGTACCTGATCGGCACGGTGGAGTGGCTGCCCGACGCGCCACTGCCCGCCGCGATCGAGGCGACCGGCCGCCGGCTCGGCGAGGTGGCCCGCACCGCGCACGAACGGTACTGCGAGTCCGCCTGGCACGCCGACGACTGGCATTCCCCGCACGAGGACGCCGACCTGACCGAACTGGCCTACCAGCTGGCCGCGGACTGCCTGCTGCCGCTGGAAGACCGTCAGCTGCTGCTGGAGGAGACCCATCCGCTGCGACGGCTGCGCATCGCCTGCCGCCTGCTCACCCGCGAGGCCGGTTTCCTGGAAACCCTCGGCGCGGTTCCGCTGCCCCCCACCCAGCTCACCGAGTTCACGAAGCCGGCGAATCTGAACTGACCGGGCGGGCGACGGCGATCGCCGCGCAGACCGAGCCGGTGAGCCGGGTCAGGTAGCCCTCGTCGATCGGCCCGCCGGTGAACCCGAGCCGGAACACCAGCGGTGCCAGCAGCAGGTCGACGGCGAGTTCGAGATCGACGTCGGCGGGCAGCTCGTTCCTGGCCACCGCCCGGGTCACCAGCGCCGCGACGGCCGCCCGGCGAGGCCCGCCCACGGCTTCGCTCAGCGCCGAGGCCAGCGACGGAGTGCGCGCGGTCTCCGCGATCAGGTCCAGCACGATGCGGATGACCGACGAGTGGCGCGCCTGCTCGAGCGTGACCTCCAGCAGCGCCCGGACATCCCCGGCGAACGTGCCGGTGTCCGCGGCTTCGGGCAGGTTGCGCCGCACCACCCCACCGACCAGGTCGATCAGCATCGCCTCCTTGGACGGCCAGCGCCGGTAGACGGCCGCCTTGCCGACCCCGGCCCGGCGCGCCACCGCCTCCATCGACATCCGGGCGTAGCCGACGTCGGCCAGCTCACCGAACATCGCGGCGGCGATCGCCTCGGTCACCGATTCCCGGAGCACCGCGGCCCCGGCGGGTTCCCGGCCGGGGCGGCGTTGCGGAGTGCGCACCATGGTCCCGCACCATACCGGAACGGAACGGTTGCGTCCCGACGTACGTGCGACTACCTTCGAACGCGAGGCCGGAACGGGACCGTTCCGACGTGAATCACGGGAGGCAACGATGACCGCCAGCAAGGTGTTCCCCCTGCGGATCGGCCGGACCAAGGTCCCCTACGGCCAGTTCTACGGTGGCCTGGGCGACTTCTCGATCGCGGAGTTCGCCGAGGACAAGGACCACTTCATCCGGGTGCCGATCCACGCGTTCCTGATCGAGCACGCCGAGCGCGGCCCGGTGCTGGTGGACACCGGGATCGGGCCGGAGCAGGCAGGCGAGCACGCCCGTTACTACCGGGGTTCGATCATGGAGTACCTGATGGACGACGACGAGTACGAGCTGCCCGCAGGCGAGCGGATGGAGGCACAGCTCGCCCGGCACGGCTACCGACCCGCCGACGTACAAGACGTGGTCATCACGCACTTCCACGAAGACCACATCGGGGCACTGAACCTCTTCCCCCACGCGCAGGTGCATCTCGGCCGGGCCGAGTACGAGGCACGCAACACCAAGGCGCTCGGTCTGATACCGCTGGCCTACCCCCGTTCGATCGAGGCGGTCCGGCACTGGCGGCCGGTCGATTTCACCGACCCCGGCATCGGCGGCTTCGACGGCTCGGCGGACCTGTTCGGCGACGGCAGCCTGGTCCTGCTGCCCACCCCGGGACACAGCCCGGGCAGCACCAGCGTCCTCGTCCGGATGGACGGCTACGACGTGCTGCTGCCAGGCGACGCGATGTACACGATCCAGCACCTGGCGCTCGACCAGGTCCGCCAAATGCAGACCGCCGACGCGGGGCTGTTCGCCGACTCGATCCGGCGGATCCAGTGGCTGCACCGGGCACTGCCGAACCTGGTCGTGCTGACCTCGCACGACCACACCCGCTACGGCGAGCACCTCCGTGCCGCGATGGCAGGCGGCGGGCTGTCCGAAGCGGATCTGGCCTGGGCGAAGGCCTGGGAACGCGACACGTTCGACCCGGTCTACAACCTCAACCCCGCGAAACTGCCGCGCTTCGTCCC carries:
- a CDS encoding NUDIX hydrolase, producing the protein MQVRSDTLRVLLWRRALDPHLGRWSLPGGRLRPDEDVETSIRRQLAEKVDVRQLKHVEQLAVFSDPDRVPGPRVVATAFLGLVPSDVDPVVPEDTRWHDVNTLPRTAFDHEAIVLRARDRLRSKLSYTNLGFALAPGEFTVSALRGLYSAALGYTVAATNLQRVLQRRGLLVPTGHTVSPGRAGGRPAALFSFADKGMQVTDPFAVLKPPPRK
- a CDS encoding LON peptidase substrate-binding domain-containing protein gives rise to the protein MTEPEQAPGTTAILPLFPLQTVLLPGTHLPLHIFEPRYRQLTADLVTGTVPGREFGVVALRAPLVREVRGLDHVYDVGCSTVLREAKRLPDGRYDVITRASRRFRLRELDRESAPYLIGTVEWLPDAPLPAAIEATGRRLGEVARTAHERYCESAWHADDWHSPHEDADLTELAYQLAADCLLPLEDRQLLLEETHPLRRLRIACRLLTREAGFLETLGAVPLPPTQLTEFTKPANLN
- a CDS encoding TetR/AcrR family transcriptional regulator — protein: MVRTPQRRPGREPAGAAVLRESVTEAIAAAMFGELADVGYARMSMEAVARRAGVGKAAVYRRWPSKEAMLIDLVGGVVRRNLPEAADTGTFAGDVRALLEVTLEQARHSSVIRIVLDLIAETARTPSLASALSEAVGGPRRAAVAALVTRAVARNELPADVDLELAVDLLLAPLVFRLGFTGGPIDEGYLTRLTGSVCAAIAVARPVSSDSPAS
- a CDS encoding N-acyl homoserine lactonase family protein — translated: MTASKVFPLRIGRTKVPYGQFYGGLGDFSIAEFAEDKDHFIRVPIHAFLIEHAERGPVLVDTGIGPEQAGEHARYYRGSIMEYLMDDDEYELPAGERMEAQLARHGYRPADVQDVVITHFHEDHIGALNLFPHAQVHLGRAEYEARNTKALGLIPLAYPRSIEAVRHWRPVDFTDPGIGGFDGSADLFGDGSLVLLPTPGHSPGSTSVLVRMDGYDVLLPGDAMYTIQHLALDQVRQMQTADAGLFADSIRRIQWLHRALPNLVVLTSHDHTRYGEHLRAAMAGGGLSEADLAWAKAWERDTFDPVYNLNPAKLPRFVPAADGGPVGQVA